Proteins encoded together in one Kutzneria kofuensis window:
- a CDS encoding WD40/YVTN/BNR-like repeat-containing protein: protein MLRLATVVALAATLVVPSAHPMDDDDDGGPAAPADYSYVQKTVPGQTLPRHAYDIAAAQARRLPKVGGTWQSLGPTNIGGRVVGLAMDPTTTDALYAASASGGLWRSTDAGRTFTAAWPQDATQAMGAVAVAPNGTVFVGTGEPNPGGGSVTYEGTGVYRSTDHGATWRQVGLSDSGTIGAIAIDPTNPQRILVAANGSLYTPGGDRGVYLSSDGGSTWRKVLDVPNAFTGAVDVQFDPADPHRVYAALWDHRRQPDQRVYGGVGSGLYRSTDSGATWQQLGGGLPATGPDVGRYGFGISASQSGRMYAIVGTTAGSYGSAYTSADAGTTWTRLPDDPELVDSQSSYSWWFGKIWVDPRDANHVQLAGVPLLTSHDAGKTWTANDAVHSDQHVIVWDPRHPKRVYLGNDGGVYRSDSNGDGGWTHAVSEPFTQLYSVAITAADTSRVSGGAQDNGSLRSWGGTRFNEYFGGDGQENLISPADDNIVFACLQYGECARSTNGGASMTEFTDATTADRRNWFTPVQFDPTNPKVMYYGGNRLNRSTDGGVTWTAISPDLTGGPGKDDYPFGTITTVAAARDQHTVWVGTDDGRVWVTHDLGTTWTNVLTGQPWVTRVVVDPQNPSAAYVTLSGYRSGSPQPHVLRTGDSGGHWTDLSGNLPQAPVNTLVIGAGGILYAGTDQGVFAGTAGSAQWARLGQNLPLVPVDDIAYDQSHHRLVIATFGRGFYSLTVA from the coding sequence ATGCTTCGGTTAGCAACGGTCGTCGCGCTCGCCGCCACGCTGGTCGTTCCCTCGGCTCATCCCATGGACGACGACGATGACGGTGGCCCGGCGGCCCCCGCCGACTACAGCTACGTGCAGAAAACGGTGCCGGGCCAGACCCTTCCCCGGCACGCCTACGACATCGCCGCGGCTCAGGCCCGCCGCCTGCCGAAGGTCGGCGGCACCTGGCAGTCGCTGGGCCCGACGAACATCGGCGGCCGCGTGGTCGGCCTGGCCATGGACCCGACCACCACCGACGCGTTGTACGCGGCCTCGGCGAGCGGCGGCCTCTGGCGGTCGACAGACGCGGGCCGCACCTTCACCGCCGCCTGGCCGCAGGATGCGACGCAGGCGATGGGTGCTGTCGCGGTAGCACCCAACGGCACGGTCTTCGTCGGCACCGGCGAGCCCAATCCGGGCGGCGGCAGCGTCACTTATGAGGGCACCGGCGTCTACCGCTCCACCGATCACGGCGCGACCTGGCGGCAGGTGGGGCTGTCCGACTCCGGCACCATCGGCGCGATCGCCATCGACCCGACCAATCCGCAGCGGATCCTGGTCGCGGCGAACGGATCGCTGTACACGCCCGGCGGGGATCGCGGCGTCTACCTCAGCTCCGACGGCGGCAGCACGTGGCGCAAGGTGCTCGATGTGCCCAACGCGTTCACCGGGGCGGTCGACGTCCAGTTCGATCCGGCCGACCCGCACCGTGTCTACGCCGCGCTCTGGGATCATCGCCGACAGCCCGACCAGCGGGTTTACGGCGGCGTCGGCTCCGGCCTGTACCGCTCGACCGACAGCGGCGCCACCTGGCAGCAGCTCGGCGGCGGGCTGCCGGCCACCGGACCCGACGTCGGCCGGTACGGATTCGGCATCTCGGCCTCCCAGTCGGGACGGATGTACGCCATCGTCGGCACGACCGCCGGCTCCTACGGCAGCGCCTACACCTCCGCCGACGCCGGCACCACGTGGACCCGCCTGCCCGACGACCCGGAGCTCGTCGACTCGCAGTCCAGCTACAGCTGGTGGTTCGGCAAGATCTGGGTGGACCCGCGCGACGCCAACCACGTCCAGCTGGCCGGCGTGCCCCTGCTGACCTCGCACGACGCCGGCAAGACCTGGACCGCCAACGACGCCGTGCACTCCGATCAGCACGTCATCGTCTGGGATCCGCGCCATCCCAAGCGCGTGTACCTCGGCAACGACGGCGGCGTCTACCGCTCCGACAGCAACGGCGACGGCGGCTGGACACACGCCGTCAGCGAGCCGTTCACGCAGCTCTACAGCGTGGCGATCACCGCGGCGGACACCTCGCGCGTCTCCGGCGGCGCGCAGGACAACGGATCGCTGCGGTCGTGGGGCGGCACGCGGTTCAACGAGTACTTCGGCGGTGACGGCCAGGAGAACCTGATCAGCCCGGCCGACGACAACATCGTCTTCGCCTGCCTCCAGTACGGCGAGTGCGCGCGGTCCACCAACGGCGGCGCCTCGATGACCGAATTCACCGACGCCACCACCGCCGATCGCCGCAACTGGTTCACCCCCGTCCAGTTCGACCCGACCAACCCGAAAGTCATGTACTACGGCGGAAACCGGCTCAACCGCTCCACCGACGGCGGCGTCACCTGGACCGCGATCAGCCCCGACCTGACCGGCGGCCCCGGCAAGGACGACTATCCGTTCGGCACCATCACCACCGTCGCCGCGGCACGTGACCAGCACACGGTCTGGGTCGGCACCGACGACGGCCGGGTCTGGGTCACGCACGATCTCGGCACCACCTGGACGAACGTGCTCACCGGGCAGCCGTGGGTGACGCGGGTCGTGGTGGATCCGCAGAACCCGAGCGCCGCCTACGTCACGCTGTCCGGCTACCGGTCCGGTTCCCCGCAGCCGCATGTGCTGCGCACCGGCGACAGCGGCGGGCACTGGACGGATCTGTCCGGGAATCTGCCGCAGGCGCCGGTGAACACCCTCGTGATCGGCGCGGGCGGCATTCTCTACGCCGGCACGGACCAGGGCGTCTTCGCCGGCACGGCGGGGTCCGCCCAGTGGGCTCGGCTGGGCCAGAACCTGCCGCTGGTGCCCGTCGACGACATCGCCTACGACCAGTCGCACCATCGTCTGGTGATCGCCACGTTCGGGCGCGGCTTCTACTCGCTCACCGTCGCATGA
- a CDS encoding alpha/beta hydrolase codes for MSIPPKYRVDPALVAAFAAMPPPTGPTDVAASRARLAGLKHLQAPADPTGLTITDQIVGPDVSVRVYQPEGRTGLPGILAMHPGGFTIGDLDTNDGLHADLAREVEAVVVSVDYRLSPENRFPAAIEDCHAALVWLAEHPAVDPTRIALHGISAGGGLAAGLALLARDCGGPAIAFQYLNTPEIDDRLTTRSMVEFVDTPMFSRENAIRSWDAYLGPGVRGGDAVSPYAAPSRCTDLEGLPPAYIAVMEHDPLRDEAIAYAQALLAAGVQVELHLFPGTFHGSSAIAPTAEVTVREHRERIAVLRRALN; via the coding sequence ATGAGCATTCCGCCGAAGTACCGGGTCGATCCGGCGCTGGTCGCGGCCTTCGCCGCGATGCCCCCGCCCACCGGCCCCACCGACGTCGCCGCCAGCCGGGCCCGCCTGGCCGGGCTCAAGCACCTCCAGGCGCCGGCCGACCCCACCGGCCTGACGATCACCGACCAGATCGTCGGGCCCGACGTGAGCGTCCGCGTCTACCAGCCCGAGGGCCGGACGGGGCTACCGGGCATCCTGGCCATGCACCCGGGCGGGTTCACGATCGGCGACCTGGACACCAACGACGGGCTGCATGCCGATCTGGCCCGCGAGGTAGAGGCGGTCGTGGTGTCGGTGGACTACCGACTCTCCCCCGAGAACCGATTCCCGGCGGCCATCGAGGACTGCCATGCCGCGCTGGTCTGGCTGGCCGAGCATCCGGCGGTGGACCCGACACGGATCGCGCTGCACGGCATCAGCGCCGGCGGTGGCCTGGCCGCCGGGCTTGCCCTGCTGGCCCGGGACTGCGGCGGGCCGGCGATCGCCTTCCAGTACCTGAACACCCCCGAGATCGACGACCGGCTGACCACCCGGTCCATGGTCGAGTTCGTGGACACGCCCATGTTCAGCCGGGAGAACGCGATCCGCAGCTGGGACGCCTACCTGGGCCCGGGCGTGCGTGGCGGCGACGCCGTTTCCCCTTACGCCGCACCGTCTCGCTGCACCGACCTGGAGGGCCTACCGCCGGCGTACATCGCCGTGATGGAGCACGACCCGCTGCGCGACGAGGCCATCGCCTACGCGCAGGCGCTGCTCGCCGCCGGCGTCCAGGTGGAACTGCACCTGTTCCCCGGCACCTTCCACGGCTCATCGGCCATCGCCCCCACCGCTGAGGTCACGGTTCGCGAGCACCGGGAGCGGATCGCCGTGCTGCGGCGCGCGCTGAACTGA
- a CDS encoding IclR family transcriptional regulator has protein sequence MPPDLPPNTTSGSERTLTEVEPAVTGTQSVFRALSILRAFTPQQPTLTGPEVAEKFGFSQPTAYRLLRALEAENFLVFDRGSRAYGPGPEILRLAGVLLHRDAFVVQTQSSLTRLRALTGETVAVYWRLGNKCTCTQELPSPHPQRVEAGIGVGFPLTRGPAGKAMLLDLDEAGVRALLAESDIPAPVGGVDALLAELEQGRNRGYLAGVDETIEGAVTIAAPIPWVQPGLAVYTVSAPESRFDPQTRETAARTLVEEMERLRAILRKQNPFTM, from the coding sequence GTGCCCCCAGACTTGCCACCCAACACGACGAGCGGATCGGAGCGGACCCTGACCGAGGTCGAGCCGGCGGTGACGGGGACGCAGAGCGTCTTCCGCGCACTGTCCATCCTGCGTGCCTTCACCCCGCAGCAGCCCACGCTGACCGGACCCGAGGTGGCCGAGAAGTTCGGCTTCTCGCAGCCGACCGCGTACCGGCTGCTGCGCGCGCTGGAGGCCGAGAACTTCCTCGTGTTCGATCGGGGCAGTCGGGCCTACGGTCCCGGGCCGGAGATCCTCCGGCTGGCCGGCGTGCTGCTGCACCGGGACGCCTTCGTCGTGCAGACCCAGTCCAGCCTGACCCGGCTGCGGGCGCTGACCGGCGAGACGGTGGCCGTGTACTGGCGGCTGGGCAACAAGTGCACCTGCACGCAGGAGCTGCCCAGCCCCCATCCTCAGCGGGTCGAGGCCGGCATCGGTGTGGGGTTCCCGCTCACCCGCGGCCCGGCCGGCAAGGCGATGCTGCTCGACCTGGACGAGGCCGGTGTGCGCGCGCTGCTGGCCGAGTCGGACATACCCGCCCCGGTCGGCGGCGTCGACGCGCTGCTGGCCGAGCTCGAGCAGGGCCGCAACCGGGGCTACCTGGCCGGCGTCGACGAGACCATCGAGGGCGCGGTCACCATCGCCGCTCCGATCCCCTGGGTGCAGCCGGGGCTGGCGGTCTACACCGTCTCCGCGCCGGAGTCCCGCTTCGATCCCCAGACCCGAGAGACCGCGGCCCGCACGCTGGTCGAGGAGATGGAACGGCTGCGCGCGATCCTACGCAAGCAGAATCCTTTCACCATGTGA
- a CDS encoding alpha/beta fold hydrolase — MDTATLSIAYEEYPGDGPAIVLVHGWPDGPRGWRRVAETLAAAGRRVLVPAIRGFGGTRFRDPATPRSGQLAALGRDLLEFCQALGLDAPVLIGHDWGARAAANACGLNPSAVAGLGLLSVGYGTNDPTQPIGLEQARNYWYHWYLASDRGPAELRERRVEFTRFMWETWSPSGWFDEAEFAATAADFANDDWADVVLHSYRHRWGFVAGDTRYDEDERRLLPAPVLAQPTLVLHGAADRCNDPATSAGKESFFTGRYQRVLLDGVGHFPQREAPDAVARHILEFFPSHSAPAR, encoded by the coding sequence GTGGACACTGCCACCCTTTCCATCGCGTACGAGGAATATCCGGGCGACGGGCCGGCGATCGTGCTCGTGCACGGCTGGCCTGACGGCCCGCGCGGCTGGCGGCGGGTCGCCGAGACGCTGGCCGCTGCTGGTCGTCGTGTGCTGGTGCCGGCCATTCGCGGCTTCGGTGGCACTCGGTTCCGTGATCCGGCGACGCCGCGCAGCGGTCAGCTGGCGGCCCTTGGCCGGGATCTGCTGGAGTTCTGCCAAGCCCTGGGCCTCGACGCCCCGGTCCTCATTGGACATGACTGGGGTGCTCGGGCAGCGGCCAATGCCTGCGGGCTGAACCCGTCGGCTGTCGCCGGTCTCGGTCTGCTGTCCGTCGGCTACGGCACCAACGACCCGACCCAGCCCATCGGCCTGGAGCAGGCACGAAACTACTGGTACCACTGGTATCTCGCCTCTGACCGCGGTCCGGCCGAGTTGCGGGAGCGGCGCGTCGAGTTCACGCGGTTCATGTGGGAGACGTGGTCCCCGTCCGGCTGGTTCGACGAGGCCGAGTTCGCCGCCACCGCCGCCGACTTCGCCAACGACGACTGGGCCGACGTGGTGCTGCACTCCTACCGCCACCGCTGGGGCTTCGTCGCCGGCGACACCCGCTACGACGAGGACGAGCGCCGCCTGCTACCCGCCCCGGTCCTGGCCCAGCCGACCCTCGTCCTGCACGGCGCCGCCGACCGCTGCAACGACCCGGCCACCTCGGCCGGCAAGGAGTCCTTCTTTACCGGCCGGTACCAGCGGGTGCTGCTGGACGGCGTCGGGCACTTCCCGCAGCGCGAGGCCCCCGACGCCGTCGCCCGTCACATCCTGGAGTTCTTCCCGAGCCACTCCGCCCCGGCGCGGTAG
- a CDS encoding serine hydrolase domain-containing protein, which produces MTALHNVVDALDALPTTAFLVLDQGQVVLDHGATTAPTYLASARKSVLSVLYGPAVASGTIRLGATLGELGIDDIGGLLPQERRATVRDLLTSSSGVYHPPATVAGPERDGPARGSQPPGALFHYNNWDFNALGTIFQRCTGRSVFDAFAEDLAAPLGFDDFEPGLQRLLGRPEVSEHLAHHFFLSARDLGRLGAMMLQGGRWDGRPVVPASWVAESTSVQVDRGVGVQLDYGYLWWLPRLLGRGSFLAIGNFGQYLLCVPPGLVIVHLRAVPDDVVLARSQGAQPPAPIDSVSPQQFMKVARMVQAALRP; this is translated from the coding sequence ATGACGGCCCTCCACAACGTCGTCGATGCGCTCGACGCCCTGCCGACCACGGCATTCCTCGTGCTCGACCAAGGCCAGGTCGTGCTCGACCACGGCGCGACGACCGCTCCGACCTATCTGGCCTCGGCGCGCAAAAGCGTCCTGTCCGTCCTTTACGGACCCGCGGTCGCCAGCGGAACCATCCGGCTCGGCGCGACCCTTGGCGAGCTCGGAATCGACGACATCGGTGGGCTGCTGCCGCAGGAACGCCGCGCCACGGTGCGCGACCTGCTGACGTCGAGTTCCGGTGTTTATCACCCGCCGGCGACTGTGGCCGGGCCCGAGCGGGACGGGCCGGCTCGGGGCTCCCAGCCGCCGGGAGCGTTGTTCCACTACAACAACTGGGACTTCAACGCCCTCGGCACGATCTTCCAGCGGTGCACCGGGCGGTCCGTGTTCGATGCGTTCGCCGAGGACCTGGCCGCGCCGCTCGGCTTCGACGACTTCGAGCCGGGGCTCCAGCGACTGCTGGGCCGCCCGGAGGTGTCCGAACACCTCGCGCACCACTTCTTCCTTTCTGCCCGTGACCTCGGGCGGCTCGGCGCGATGATGCTGCAGGGCGGGCGGTGGGACGGCCGGCCGGTGGTGCCGGCGTCGTGGGTGGCCGAGAGCACGTCGGTCCAGGTCGATCGCGGTGTCGGGGTGCAGCTCGACTATGGCTACCTGTGGTGGCTCCCGCGGCTGCTGGGGCGCGGGTCCTTCCTGGCGATCGGCAACTTCGGCCAGTACCTGCTCTGCGTGCCGCCGGGACTGGTGATCGTGCACCTGCGGGCCGTGCCCGACGACGTCGTCCTCGCCCGCTCCCAAGGAGCGCAGCCGCCAGCCCCGATCGACTCCGTGAGTCCACAGCAGTTCATGAAGGTGGCACGGATGGTGCAGGCCGCGCTGCGGCCCTGA
- a CDS encoding Clp protease N-terminal domain-containing protein, with protein MPTLPELVGLVLLDGIAEPRDPVRQIATAERIAGELNVLGDSLVGFFVELARAEGCSWADIGASRGLSRQGAQQRYAPLIAQLTVDDLIRAGVLQGFNDDALDCLRQAQTRAGRLGHDAVDSGDLLVAILDDPAGLAGAVILALDVDPSDLRAALGQEPDNDRPAATAGLAQPPIGQDVRRAIDGALAEAHGRGVTVAHLFLGLLRTPGTRAGKVLTAHGVTRPAALAQILGLAGPPAKDPT; from the coding sequence ATGCCCACTCTGCCCGAGCTCGTCGGCCTGGTGCTCCTCGACGGCATCGCCGAGCCGCGCGATCCGGTCCGGCAGATTGCCACCGCGGAGCGGATCGCCGGTGAGCTCAACGTCCTCGGCGACAGCCTGGTCGGCTTCTTCGTGGAGTTGGCACGCGCCGAAGGTTGCTCGTGGGCGGACATCGGCGCGTCCCGCGGCCTCAGCCGGCAGGGCGCGCAACAGCGATACGCACCGTTGATCGCGCAGTTGACCGTTGACGATCTCATCCGCGCCGGTGTCCTGCAGGGATTCAACGACGACGCGCTCGACTGCCTCCGCCAGGCCCAAACACGCGCGGGTCGGCTCGGCCACGACGCGGTCGACAGCGGCGACCTCCTCGTCGCGATCCTCGACGACCCAGCAGGGTTGGCCGGCGCCGTCATCCTCGCGCTCGACGTTGATCCGTCGGACCTTCGCGCAGCCCTCGGGCAGGAGCCGGACAATGACCGGCCGGCCGCCACGGCCGGCCTCGCGCAACCGCCGATCGGCCAGGACGTCCGCCGGGCCATCGACGGCGCGCTCGCCGAGGCACACGGCCGTGGCGTGACGGTGGCGCACCTCTTCCTCGGGCTCCTGCGTACGCCCGGTACTCGCGCCGGCAAGGTGCTCACGGCGCACGGTGTCACCCGGCCGGCCGCGCTCGCCCAGATCCTCGGACTTGCCGGCCCCCCAGCTAAGGACCCGACATGA
- a CDS encoding thermonuclease family protein yields MATVAGLALSGAALLWPRGMPAFLDGVSSFADSPASSTTTTADIAMPVVTPTPDDPVITVKAVSTAARFDGVDATGRPVAIRVSGIVSAAGCWSTESVRQASEALLDKRVWLVHATIAHPDPDGRVPAQVLLPDGHDYALTMLRAGAVRVGTGPEQGKLTAAEADARQARRGLWGSSCTPASSEGSTAGQPVQTTSATGPTTTTSAVDPTVTAHPTTSTDLPTTTHSGQQGGQSDVQVGQPCSPEGASGVTSQGQAVTCVQGMDGQTRWRKS; encoded by the coding sequence GTGGCGACGGTGGCGGGCCTCGCCCTGTCCGGTGCGGCCCTGCTCTGGCCGCGGGGAATGCCCGCTTTCCTCGACGGCGTCTCGAGCTTCGCTGATTCCCCGGCCAGCAGCACCACCACGACCGCTGACATTGCGATGCCGGTTGTTACGCCCACACCGGATGACCCGGTGATCACCGTGAAGGCCGTGTCCACCGCGGCCCGCTTCGACGGAGTCGACGCCACCGGTCGTCCGGTGGCGATTCGCGTGTCGGGCATCGTCTCGGCGGCGGGGTGCTGGTCAACCGAATCCGTGCGCCAGGCGAGTGAAGCGTTGCTCGACAAGCGTGTCTGGCTGGTCCACGCCACCATCGCGCACCCGGATCCAGACGGCCGCGTGCCGGCCCAGGTGCTGCTGCCAGACGGCCACGACTACGCGCTCACCATGCTACGGGCCGGGGCTGTCCGCGTCGGCACCGGACCCGAGCAGGGCAAACTGACAGCCGCGGAGGCCGACGCGCGGCAAGCCCGGCGGGGATTGTGGGGCTCCTCGTGCACGCCGGCAAGCAGCGAAGGATCAACGGCCGGGCAGCCCGTACAGACGACGTCGGCGACCGGCCCCACCACCACGACGTCCGCTGTGGACCCCACGGTCACGGCTCATCCGACCACGTCCACCGACCTGCCCACCACAACCCACTCCGGCCAACAAGGTGGCCAGAGCGATGTGCAGGTGGGCCAGCCGTGCTCGCCGGAGGGTGCGTCCGGCGTCACCTCGCAGGGGCAGGCCGTCACGTGCGTGCAAGGGATGGACGGCCAAACCAGGTGGAGGAAGTCGTGA
- a CDS encoding helix-turn-helix domain-containing protein, which translates to MLAALSRLLPKSLRACRIVTPTTLLRWHRRLVAGKWRQPKPPGRPPTSDEIITLMIRLATENRTWGVIRIQGELRRLGYRIAASTIRRVLRSHRISLPSSRAETPMTIRT; encoded by the coding sequence GTGCTTGCGGCCCTGTCCCGGCTCCTGCCGAAATCCCTGCGGGCCTGCCGTATCGTCACGCCCACGACTTTGCTGCGGTGGCATCGCCGGCTCGTGGCGGGGAAGTGGCGTCAGCCGAAACCGCCGGGCCGTCCGCCAACTAGCGACGAGATCATCACGCTCATGATCCGCCTGGCAACCGAGAACCGAACCTGGGGCGTGATCCGCATCCAGGGCGAGCTGCGACGACTCGGGTATCGCATCGCCGCCTCCACCATCCGCCGGGTCCTGCGCAGCCACCGGATATCACTGCCCTCCAGCCGCGCCGAAACGCCGATGACGATCAGAACGTGA
- a CDS encoding Imm10 family immunity protein, with protein sequence MPTSTWRTITTVTAGENTDDQVFTLGLAESADGSGGHLIVQTSLQPPTEQDTATGMDTYCVMDDQGGVQYGGIEHVELDDTQLTIRFSEDVAEELSVDDGELQLELDLDEDATTRLRDGLRRTLTYGNPDQQPTLVGF encoded by the coding sequence ATGCCCACCTCCACTTGGCGCACGATCACCACCGTCACCGCCGGCGAGAACACCGACGACCAGGTCTTCACCCTCGGCCTCGCCGAGAGCGCGGACGGCTCGGGCGGTCACCTCATCGTGCAGACCTCCCTGCAGCCCCCGACCGAGCAGGACACCGCCACCGGCATGGACACCTACTGCGTCATGGACGACCAAGGCGGTGTCCAGTACGGCGGCATCGAGCACGTCGAACTCGACGACACCCAGCTGACCATCCGGTTCAGCGAAGACGTCGCCGAAGAACTCTCCGTCGACGACGGCGAACTCCAACTGGAGCTCGACCTGGACGAGGACGCGACCACACGGCTGCGAGACGGGCTGCGACGGACCTTGACGTACGGCAACCCCGACCAACAGCCCACCCTCGTCGGGTTCTGA
- a CDS encoding arabinofuranosidase catalytic domain-containing protein encodes MFVTPGIGYRYDNGCCFDYGNVETTNNDDGNGTMEAIHFGNASYWDTGAGSGPWIMADLENGLLSGSDVNSPNPGGSTINRRYTTTMIEGGSNQWAILPLPRRERRLHRRRRSRPALGLQRPAQPAVAPRLTPAESNHE; translated from the coding sequence GTGTTCGTGACTCCCGGCATCGGGTACCGCTACGACAACGGCTGCTGCTTCGACTACGGCAACGTCGAGACCACCAACAACGACGACGGCAACGGCACGATGGAGGCCATCCACTTCGGGAACGCCTCGTACTGGGACACCGGCGCGGGCAGCGGGCCGTGGATCATGGCCGACCTGGAGAACGGCCTGCTCTCCGGTTCCGACGTGAACAGTCCGAACCCAGGTGGCTCGACGATCAACCGCCGGTACACCACCACGATGATCGAGGGCGGGTCGAACCAGTGGGCAATCCTGCCCCTGCCCCGACGTGAGCGGAGGCTCCACCGTCGACGGCGCTCTCGTCCAGCTCTGGGGCTGCAACGGCCAGCCCAACCAGCAGTGGCCCCTCGGCTGACCCCTGCGGAATCGAATCACGAATGA
- a CDS encoding glycoside hydrolase family 27 protein, producing MTLTTHPSRRRLAVLAVVAAVAVVAAPLISLVTAPPALALGNGLALTPQLGFNDWNAYGCNVSESLIKSTALAMHNNGMQAAGYQYVNIDDCWMTSSRNSAGQLVPDPNKFPDGISGTASYVHSLGLKLGIYEDAGTKTCAGYPGSLGHESTDANTFASWGVDYLKYDNCNNQGISAQTRYTTMRDALAATGRPILFSLCNWGQENVWTWGAGVGNSWRTTGDINASFASMLSIFHSNVGLASYAGPGHWNDPDMLEIGNGMSATEDRTEFSLWAMMAAPLISGTNIANASSGTLSILTNKNLIAIDQDSLGKQGTEVSASNGLDVLAKPLSNGDVAVALFNENGSTATISTTAGAIGKTGASSYTLTDQWTGATSTTSGAISASVPAHGTVVYRVVGGSSSGGGAGSGPLHAVGAGKCLDDPNSTTTPGTQQQIWDCNGGAAQTWTHTASNQLTLTVAGTTLCLDANNNQTSPGTAVQTWSCNGGANQQWQLNSNGTVTGVQSGLCLDVTGGSTADGALVELWTCNGGSNQQWKLG from the coding sequence ATGACCCTGACCACCCATCCAAGTCGACGACGGCTCGCGGTTCTCGCCGTCGTCGCAGCGGTCGCCGTAGTCGCGGCTCCGCTCATCTCCCTCGTCACCGCGCCCCCTGCGCTTGCCCTGGGCAACGGCCTGGCGTTGACCCCGCAGTTGGGGTTCAACGACTGGAACGCCTACGGCTGCAACGTATCCGAGTCGCTCATCAAGTCAACGGCCCTTGCCATGCACAACAACGGCATGCAGGCCGCGGGCTACCAGTACGTCAACATCGACGACTGCTGGATGACCTCCAGCCGCAACAGCGCCGGTCAGTTGGTGCCCGATCCGAACAAGTTCCCCGACGGCATCTCGGGCACCGCCTCCTACGTGCATTCGCTGGGCCTGAAGCTGGGGATCTACGAGGACGCGGGCACGAAAACGTGCGCCGGATATCCCGGCAGCCTCGGGCACGAGAGCACCGACGCGAATACCTTCGCCTCCTGGGGCGTGGACTACCTCAAATACGACAACTGCAACAACCAGGGCATCAGCGCCCAGACCCGCTACACCACGATGCGGGACGCTCTGGCCGCCACCGGCCGCCCGATCCTGTTCAGCCTGTGCAACTGGGGCCAGGAGAACGTGTGGACCTGGGGCGCAGGCGTCGGCAACTCCTGGCGCACCACCGGTGACATCAACGCCAGCTTCGCCAGCATGCTCTCCATCTTCCACAGCAACGTGGGCCTGGCTTCGTATGCCGGCCCCGGGCACTGGAACGACCCGGACATGCTGGAGATCGGCAACGGCATGTCCGCCACCGAGGACCGGACCGAGTTCAGTCTCTGGGCCATGATGGCAGCCCCGCTGATCTCCGGCACCAACATCGCGAACGCGAGCAGCGGCACCCTGTCGATCCTGACCAACAAGAACCTCATCGCCATCGACCAGGACTCACTCGGCAAGCAGGGCACCGAGGTGTCCGCCAGCAACGGTCTCGACGTGCTGGCGAAGCCCCTGTCGAACGGTGACGTCGCCGTCGCGCTGTTCAACGAGAACGGCTCCACCGCCACGATCTCCACCACGGCGGGCGCGATCGGCAAGACCGGGGCGAGCAGCTACACCCTGACCGACCAGTGGACCGGCGCCACCTCTACCACCAGCGGCGCCATCAGTGCCTCCGTGCCCGCACACGGCACGGTCGTCTACCGGGTCGTGGGCGGTTCGTCGTCCGGCGGCGGGGCTGGTTCGGGCCCGCTGCATGCGGTGGGTGCGGGCAAGTGCCTTGATGACCCGAACTCGACCACGACGCCGGGCACGCAGCAGCAGATCTGGGACTGCAACGGTGGCGCGGCCCAGACCTGGACGCACACGGCGTCCAACCAGTTGACCCTCACGGTCGCAGGCACGACCTTGTGCCTGGACGCCAACAACAATCAGACCTCCCCGGGTACCGCGGTACAGACGTGGAGCTGCAACGGCGGGGCGAACCAGCAGTGGCAGCTCAACTCCAACGGCACGGTCACCGGCGTGCAGTCCGGCCTGTGCCTGGACGTGACCGGCGGGTCCACCGCGGATGGCGCCCTGGTCGAGCTGTGGACCTGCAACGGCGGCAGCAACCAGCAATGGAAACTCGGCTAG